Part of the Leptospira andrefontaineae genome, TCGCACCACCTGAACCGAATAATTTCGGAGCAGTTTCTTTAAATTATCCAATCCAGGTTCCCGCAGGAAGAGCTGGAGTTCAGCCCGGTCTTGCGTTATCTTACTCTTCTACTGGAGGAGACGGATGGACTGGGATCGGTTGGAGTATAGGACTTGGAGCAATTACAAGAACTCCTGAATATGGAGCTCTATTCTATGATTCCAGAGATACATTTACTTGGAACGGAAAAAGACTCATCAAAGTTTCCGGTTCCACTTCCAATGAGAACGGGGTGTATAGACCCGAGATCACGGAAGAAGATTTTGCATTATTAAAATTAACGAATATAGAGAACGGGGGAACCTGGGAGGTTTTGGATTCTGGCGGAACCAAAACGATCTTTGGAGATTCTTCTTCCAATCGGATCTATGATCCAAATCAGATCTCCAGAACATATAGTTGGTATCTTTCCAAAACAGAAGATCGGAACGGAAACTATATGCAAGTTACCTACGATACTTCCAATTATTCAGAAAAACGAAACTTATATATTCAAGAGATCAAATATACCGGCAATAGCAGAAGCGGATTTCCTGCAAAACAATACGTTAAATTTATCACAAAGTCCAGAGGTGATTCGTATGTGAGTATGGCTCCCGGGTTTACTATGGTCATGGATAAACTTCTGGATAAGATAGAAGTTGGTTGGACAGGCGGAAAACTTTGGACATACACAATGGTGTATGATACTTCTTTCGATTCAGGAAGACCAATTCTTAAAACTGTAGATTCGGATCGCCATACTACAAAACCTGAATTCAAATACAGTAGTTCTTCTCGTGTATTAACTTGGCAGAATATAGCA contains:
- a CDS encoding SpvB/TcaC N-terminal domain-containing protein codes for the protein MKRWIIAIILPVLLTSCSGGSGIMDRLFRFAGVVPSGTSFLSPGSAPAPEGSDLFSISTNYSEAIDDPETKADALAGASFIAPPEPNNFGAVSLNYPIQVPAGRAGVQPGLALSYSSTGGDGWTGIGWSIGLGAITRTPEYGALFYDSRDTFTWNGKRLIKVSGSTSNENGVYRPEITEEDFALLKLTNIENGGTWEVLDSGGTKTIFGDSSSNRIYDPNQISRTYSWYLSKTEDRNGNYMQVTYDTSNYSEKRNLYIQEIKYTGNSRSGFPAKQYVKFITKSRGDSYVSMAPGFTMVMDKLLDKIEVGWTGGKLWTYTMVYDTSFDSGRPILKTVDSDRHTTKPEFKYSSSSRVLTWQNIA